One genomic window of Myxococcales bacterium includes the following:
- a CDS encoding response regulator, whose amino-acid sequence MQKRVLVADDASFMRELIKDILLKHGYQIVAEAVSGDDALKKYREHRPDIITMDIVMNDKNGIEATREIMSFDPNAKILVVSALGNQGMVVEAIQAGAKGFIIKPFRPEVLIEEVVRVIGE is encoded by the coding sequence ATGCAAAAAAGGGTTCTAGTTGCCGATGATGCAAGTTTTATGAGGGAGCTGATCAAGGATATCTTGCTGAAACATGGATATCAGATCGTTGCAGAGGCGGTGAGCGGTGATGACGCCTTGAAAAAATATAGGGAACATCGTCCGGATATCATCACCATGGATATAGTCATGAACGATAAAAACGGTATAGAGGCGACCCGCGAAATAATGTCATTCGATCCAAATGCAAAAATTCTCGTCGTCAGCGCCCTTGGCAATCAGGGGATGGTTGTTGAAGCAATACAGGCTGGTGCAAAAGGTTTCATCATAAAGCCGTTTCGGCCTGAAGTCCTAATCGAAGAAGTGGTTCGTGTCATAGGCGAGTGA
- a CDS encoding chemotaxis response regulator protein-glutamate methylesterase, with protein sequence MIEKSKIRVLVADDSAFMRKKIVEILSSDPDINVIAVAKDGKEAIESANSLKPDVITLDIEMPVMSGLDALGYIMSEMPTPCVIISAFTAKDSEQTLKALEYGAVDFVTKPSGVISLNIDEVAANILAKVKNAARVPVNKLKLIYAEASKCAAKKTGKVEHMKRIIIIASSTGGTQALAILLPAIEKDIPAAILVVQHMPAGFTKSLAERLDKISQISVREAANGMILHAGEAVVAKGGSHLEISGTLQTPIITLSDAPPVFGLRPCADFTMKSAAASFSNMVVGVVLTGMGSDGTLGSSAIKSAGGVVIAQDEASSVIYGMPKSVVSANLADKVLPLSGIAQEIHRILR encoded by the coding sequence ATGATAGAAAAAAGTAAGATAAGAGTCTTGGTTGCGGATGACAGCGCTTTCATGCGCAAGAAGATAGTGGAGATACTCTCTTCGGATCCTGATATAAATGTTATCGCCGTTGCAAAGGATGGTAAGGAAGCCATCGAAAGCGCCAATTCACTTAAACCTGATGTTATAACCCTTGATATCGAGATGCCGGTGATGAGCGGCCTTGATGCTCTTGGCTACATCATGAGCGAAATGCCCACTCCGTGCGTGATAATTAGTGCTTTTACGGCCAAAGACTCCGAACAAACTTTGAAAGCGCTGGAGTACGGGGCTGTGGATTTTGTGACCAAGCCAAGCGGTGTGATCTCGTTAAATATCGATGAAGTTGCGGCAAATATTCTTGCCAAGGTTAAAAACGCCGCCCGGGTCCCGGTGAACAAATTAAAACTCATCTATGCCGAAGCTAGCAAGTGCGCTGCAAAAAAAACCGGCAAGGTCGAGCACATGAAAAGAATTATCATTATAGCATCTTCAACTGGCGGAACCCAGGCTTTGGCTATACTTCTGCCTGCCATCGAGAAAGATATTCCCGCTGCCATCCTGGTTGTGCAACACATGCCGGCAGGATTTACAAAGTCCCTGGCTGAAAGATTAGATAAAATATCCCAGATATCAGTTCGTGAGGCCGCAAACGGAATGATTTTGCACGCTGGAGAGGCGGTGGTGGCAAAGGGTGGTTCTCATCTGGAAATATCCGGTACATTGCAAACACCGATAATCACCCTGAGTGATGCACCTCCTGTTTTCGGTCTGAGACCCTGTGCTGACTTTACGATGAAGTCTGCCGCGGCTTCTTTTTCTAACATGGTGGTTGGAGTAGTACTGACAGGAATGGGAAGCGATGGGACTTTGGGCTCGTCGGCGATTAAAAGCGCAGGTGGCGTTGTGATAGCCCAGGATGAAGCCAGTTCGGTCATATATGGAATGCCTAAGAGCGTGGTATCTGCGAATCTTGCGGACAAAGTTCTGCCACTGAGTGGGATAGCACAGGAAATTCATCGAATTTTGAGGTAA
- a CDS encoding methyl-accepting chemotaxis protein, with protein sequence MRTRKFLSGLKGKLLVWFLLIALLPLLVTSVLAYSNSRNALEKKIFSELTSINELKGRLVLHYFEELSANATLLAQLGNTRLAFERLNRYHDSSGARDGGVFDITTEEYKKIQAEIAPFFDFYSKTFGYYDMFFMCVTHGHVMHTYTRESDLGTNLTTGSLSNSGLARLWSKVIKQKKVVFEDFSIYAPSNSPAFFVGVPVKASDGSVIAVIAFQVGTDRINDLVNDATGLGRTGESLLIGDDLLVRSDSRFDNAFRILKAKIDTDAGRSAIKNASGNLIAKDYKGNKVIESYRALGLGENFATDFGWHIISKMDYDEAFAPVFALRNWVILIVVFSVVAVAFAALYLSGIIAGPMIRMSLVAKQVASGNLSVSPDEKTDDEIGDLSKSLQDMIATLRGMVSQILRTSERISVSSQELSSTAQQMNATTEEVSSTVQQISKGTESQAQRIDETQKVMEHVSAAISQVSVSAQHAANEAAGSLKISQKGSEAATETQRKVTKISEIVGRSVDSVKKLGERSDQIGEIVDVITSIADQTNLLALNAAIEAARAGEYGRGFAVVAEEVRKLAEASAKSAEEIEKLIKDVQQDTGDAVLSIQGAAQDAEEINEITKRLGSGLIEIVKSSERLAAMVEDVSSANQEQASSAKQVAKAVSDIASVAEETAAATEEASASSEEMTASMEELVSSAQELADMGIALRDMVGQFRLDSTGPEDALPQKRHAKKNSQTL encoded by the coding sequence ATGCGTACTAGAAAATTTTTAAGTGGATTGAAGGGAAAGCTGCTCGTGTGGTTTCTTCTGATAGCCTTGCTTCCTCTTCTCGTCACTAGCGTTCTTGCGTATTCAAATTCAAGAAATGCTTTGGAGAAAAAGATTTTTTCGGAGCTTACCTCCATCAATGAATTAAAAGGGAGGTTGGTCTTGCATTATTTCGAGGAGCTCTCTGCTAATGCCACGCTTTTGGCGCAGCTCGGCAATACGAGATTGGCCTTTGAAAGGTTGAATAGATATCACGACTCGAGCGGAGCAAGGGATGGTGGCGTTTTTGACATCACTACGGAGGAATATAAAAAAATACAAGCCGAGATCGCGCCGTTTTTTGATTTTTATTCTAAGACATTTGGTTACTACGATATGTTCTTTATGTGCGTCACGCATGGTCATGTGATGCACACATATACAAGGGAAAGTGATCTCGGAACAAATCTTACGACCGGCAGTTTAAGTAATTCTGGATTGGCGAGGCTCTGGTCAAAGGTCATTAAACAAAAAAAAGTGGTTTTTGAAGATTTTTCAATTTACGCGCCCAGCAATTCGCCTGCATTTTTTGTGGGGGTACCGGTTAAGGCTTCCGATGGGTCCGTGATAGCCGTCATCGCGTTTCAGGTTGGAACGGATAGGATAAACGATCTTGTCAATGATGCTACAGGTCTGGGCCGCACTGGAGAATCGCTCTTGATAGGCGATGATCTTTTAGTGAGAAGCGATTCGAGATTTGACAATGCCTTTAGAATTTTGAAAGCAAAAATCGATACCGATGCTGGAAGATCCGCTATTAAAAATGCCAGCGGAAATCTGATAGCGAAAGATTATAAGGGCAACAAGGTCATCGAAAGCTATCGGGCTCTTGGGCTCGGTGAAAACTTTGCGACGGATTTCGGGTGGCATATAATATCAAAGATGGACTATGACGAGGCCTTCGCACCTGTCTTCGCTCTCAGGAATTGGGTCATCCTGATCGTGGTCTTTTCGGTTGTCGCAGTTGCGTTCGCAGCTCTTTACCTTTCAGGCATAATTGCAGGCCCGATGATAAGGATGTCATTGGTTGCCAAACAGGTTGCTTCTGGGAACCTATCTGTCTCTCCTGATGAAAAAACCGACGATGAGATAGGGGATCTTTCAAAATCGTTACAGGATATGATCGCCACTTTGCGAGGGATGGTCTCGCAGATCCTGAGGACTTCTGAGCGAATCTCCGTCTCTTCACAGGAGCTTTCTTCGACCGCTCAGCAGATGAATGCCACGACGGAAGAGGTTTCATCTACCGTCCAGCAGATATCAAAAGGAACCGAGTCGCAGGCGCAGAGAATAGATGAAACTCAAAAGGTGATGGAACATGTGTCCGCTGCTATAAGTCAAGTCTCAGTTAGCGCGCAGCATGCTGCAAACGAGGCTGCCGGTTCTCTCAAGATATCTCAAAAAGGGAGCGAAGCTGCTACAGAAACCCAACGGAAGGTGACTAAAATCTCGGAGATTGTCGGGAGATCTGTTGATTCTGTAAAAAAACTCGGGGAGAGGTCCGATCAGATAGGAGAAATAGTGGACGTGATAACCAGCATTGCAGATCAGACAAACCTGCTGGCCTTAAACGCGGCCATAGAGGCAGCAAGGGCTGGTGAGTATGGTCGAGGTTTTGCCGTCGTTGCAGAGGAAGTCAGAAAACTTGCAGAGGCATCCGCTAAATCTGCCGAAGAGATCGAAAAGCTCATAAAAGATGTACAACAGGATACAGGCGACGCGGTTCTCAGCATACAGGGTGCCGCCCAGGATGCGGAAGAGATAAACGAGATCACCAAAAGGCTCGGCTCAGGGCTTATTGAGATTGTGAAGAGTTCTGAAAGGCTCGCTGCGATGGTGGAAGATGTTTCCTCTGCTAACCAGGAACAGGCTTCCAGCGCAAAACAGGTCGCTAAAGCCGTCTCTGATATAGCTTCGGTAGCTGAAGAGACCGCCGCAGCCACTGAAGAAGCGAGCGCTTCATCGGAGGAGATGACCGCTTCTATGGAAGAGCTTGTTTCCAGCGCTCAAGAACTCGCTGACATGGGTATAGCCTTGCGAGATATGGTGGGACAATTCAGACTTGATTCTACCGGCCCTGAAGACGCTCTTCCTCAGAAGAGGCATGCGAAAAAGAACTCACAAACTTTATAA
- a CDS encoding chemotaxis protein CheA → MSGKEEYKKIYLQESDELLQLLNSSLLILEKDRANVEALNSIFRAAHTLKSISASMGYNDISDLSHKMEDLLSQVRDGESALDEKEITTLFSCVDTLERMVAATAESKAFDGDVASLINSLNSSIKKEHVFEEEKISEDISLNVFEKRTLARVKRDGYNCYHVKVTLDKGCVLKNVRAFMVFRTLHEVGEVIKSFPDSESIEADKFDLSFGCVFITREPPNSVKERVADILEIAEVEVYEIPVEDDWYGYDDSSSQFSVEDARKKTGQQAEQIKRISSVRIDVQRLDRLMNLVEELAIAKLRIGEIADRLGEADLKASIDPLNRLVDDLQNEIMQARLVPVAQIFDRFPRVVRDLAMKESKKIRFEMIGGDIELDRAVLDEIADPLIHLIRNAVDHGIAKPEERKRNKKAEEGRVMLSAVREKNYVVISVSDDGEGVDISAVKMGAIERGLATEAQLSQMSDDEILMIIAMPGFSTARSVSEISGRGVGMDVVKNKAEMLGGTILIESKAHLGTKISMKIPITTAVVKSLIVGVEERFFAFPISSVVEIAPVTSLNIRSIENAETIVHRGEVIPLMRINEILSTKLSVADAPCEKSSKGYALIVDDGERKYAAMVDRLLNQQDIVIKQLSKEFKGVKGIAGATILGSGSIALVVDVLTLN, encoded by the coding sequence ATGTCTGGGAAAGAGGAATACAAAAAAATATATCTGCAGGAATCGGATGAGCTTCTGCAGCTGCTCAATTCGAGCCTTTTGATTCTAGAGAAAGATCGAGCCAACGTAGAGGCGTTAAACTCGATCTTTCGCGCAGCTCATACGCTAAAAAGCATCTCCGCCAGCATGGGATATAACGACATCTCAGATCTTTCTCATAAGATGGAGGATCTGCTCTCGCAAGTGAGGGACGGGGAGAGCGCTCTGGATGAAAAAGAAATCACTACTCTTTTTTCATGCGTCGATACCCTTGAAAGAATGGTGGCAGCTACAGCTGAATCCAAGGCATTTGATGGCGATGTCGCTTCGCTGATCAACTCTCTTAACTCCTCCATCAAGAAGGAGCATGTTTTTGAGGAAGAAAAAATATCCGAAGATATAAGCCTCAATGTTTTTGAAAAGAGGACCCTGGCCAGGGTGAAAAGAGACGGATATAACTGCTATCATGTCAAGGTGACTCTCGACAAAGGCTGTGTTTTGAAAAACGTCAGGGCGTTCATGGTTTTCAGAACTCTTCATGAGGTTGGAGAGGTGATAAAGTCCTTTCCGGACAGCGAGTCTATTGAAGCTGACAAATTCGATCTTTCCTTTGGATGTGTGTTTATAACCAGAGAACCTCCCAACTCTGTAAAGGAGAGGGTTGCCGATATATTGGAAATTGCCGAGGTGGAGGTTTACGAAATACCCGTGGAAGATGACTGGTACGGTTATGATGATTCTTCGAGCCAATTCTCTGTCGAAGATGCTAGAAAAAAAACCGGCCAGCAAGCTGAGCAAATAAAGAGAATTTCCAGTGTCAGGATTGATGTGCAGAGGCTAGACAGACTGATGAATTTGGTGGAGGAACTCGCGATAGCGAAGCTGAGAATTGGAGAAATAGCCGATCGCCTTGGAGAGGCCGACCTTAAAGCTTCCATAGATCCGCTCAACAGACTCGTTGATGACCTTCAGAACGAGATTATGCAGGCGAGGCTAGTCCCGGTCGCACAGATTTTCGACAGGTTTCCCAGGGTCGTCAGGGATCTTGCGATGAAAGAGAGTAAAAAAATCAGGTTTGAAATGATCGGTGGAGATATAGAGCTCGATAGAGCGGTCTTAGATGAAATAGCCGACCCATTGATTCATTTGATTAGAAATGCGGTAGATCATGGGATTGCCAAACCTGAAGAAAGAAAAAGAAATAAAAAAGCGGAGGAAGGCAGGGTGATGCTGTCCGCTGTCCGTGAGAAAAACTATGTGGTCATATCGGTCTCTGATGATGGAGAAGGGGTGGATATATCAGCCGTTAAGATGGGTGCAATAGAAAGGGGGCTTGCCACTGAGGCGCAGCTTTCTCAAATGTCCGATGACGAAATTTTAATGATAATAGCCATGCCAGGATTCAGCACTGCAAGATCCGTTTCGGAGATATCGGGCAGAGGCGTCGGAATGGATGTTGTAAAAAATAAAGCGGAGATGCTCGGCGGAACCATCCTGATAGAATCCAAAGCGCATCTTGGCACTAAGATAAGCATGAAGATTCCCATCACTACTGCCGTTGTAAAATCTCTCATAGTAGGTGTTGAAGAGAGATTTTTTGCTTTTCCAATATCCAGCGTGGTTGAAATAGCGCCGGTTACCAGTTTAAATATTAGGTCGATAGAAAATGCCGAAACCATAGTGCATAGAGGAGAAGTTATTCCTCTCATGCGAATAAATGAAATTCTTTCCACCAAACTGTCAGTCGCCGATGCACCATGTGAAAAATCTTCAAAGGGTTACGCTCTCATAGTTGACGACGGAGAGCGCAAATACGCAGCGATGGTGGACAGGCTGCTCAACCAACAGGACATAGTCATAAAGCAACTTTCCAAAGAGTTCAAGGGGGTCAAGGGCATTGCCGGAGCCACGATACTAGGCAGCGGTTCAATCGCCCTCGTTGTTGACGTTCTCACTCTGAATTGA
- a CDS encoding purine-binding chemotaxis protein CheW, with translation MNDKNKSVSEELQLVVFRLADEEFALDISQVREIIRMQEITPMPKAPDFITGVLNLRGQIVAVMDLAQRFAIKNSLRTDIARIIIVEVGDSKIGLIVDEVPEVIRMPLNDMEPTPAMIESKVHAEFIKGVGKFQDRLIIVLDAGSILSKEESAHLPVQTEQ, from the coding sequence ATGAATGACAAAAATAAATCCGTATCCGAAGAGCTCCAATTGGTGGTCTTCAGGCTTGCTGATGAAGAGTTTGCTTTGGACATATCGCAAGTCAGGGAAATTATCAGAATGCAGGAAATAACTCCCATGCCCAAGGCCCCCGACTTTATAACCGGGGTGCTGAACTTGAGAGGGCAGATAGTGGCTGTTATGGATCTGGCGCAACGCTTCGCCATCAAAAATTCGCTAAGAACGGATATCGCCAGAATAATAATTGTCGAAGTTGGGGATAGCAAAATAGGCTTAATAGTGGACGAGGTACCAGAGGTTATTCGCATGCCCTTAAATGATATGGAGCCGACTCCTGCGATGATTGAATCCAAAGTCCATGCGGAATTCATAAAGGGTGTTGGTAAGTTTCAGGATAGGCTCATCATTGTCCTGGATGCTGGTAGCATACTCAGCAAGGAAGAGAGCGCACATCTTCCAGTGCAGACGGAACAATAA
- a CDS encoding cell wall metabolism sensor histidine kinase WalK, with product MSSASKSRILIVGGGDGVPFLLDMLLDIDSVEVVGLCDTTKSSKAMINADARGVKTGTNILDFVGKEKIDVIMELSGSREYQKTLYSIVPKETRIVDSHAVELLVDVALSREKAKKVDQFSLINRLSTVLSSGYDINNVVLPVFEILKDSYPVELFAIFTRNEHSDTLILACDSKPSDKDVESIHASILDESNAGELDRDVRFPLNVISTNLRKCDSSRLSLKNKRVVPLRIADRTVGYLLISTGDSRFLSDDDMVVIGVFAQVLAMFSDYDSVKRHLADSKIGLESILNAMAEGVIAIDNQYNLTLINPSAKNLLGITEFKYGFPIWDTVKIGQIYSILKDFSSLEGIARREIRFDRNNVEVIMELTITPMADVLGRKSGWVILISDVTKAREVDRLKSEFISTASHELRTPLTAIKESVMLLQDETAGRASEPQKRFLSIAMRNIDRLAQLISDLLDLSRIETGELHLNLVSADINKLIAEVAGAIKILATTRNINIKYDANLKLPKTLLDRDRISQVLVNLLSNAIKFTKEGGSIDISTFLSSSRKFPSFLRDAKVFAKLKNSLVVSVRDNGIGIKKENMHRLFRKFEQLDTSTTRKPGGTGLGLSISKEIVELHGGKIWAESEYGKGSCFYFTIPIKEDA from the coding sequence ATGTCATCCGCTTCAAAGTCAAGGATTCTTATTGTGGGTGGCGGCGACGGAGTACCGTTCCTTCTGGACATGCTCCTCGATATAGATTCCGTTGAAGTCGTTGGGCTCTGCGATACGACAAAAAGTTCCAAGGCTATGATAAATGCGGATGCTCGAGGGGTAAAAACCGGAACCAATATACTCGATTTCGTAGGGAAAGAGAAGATCGATGTAATAATGGAGCTCTCGGGTTCCAGAGAATATCAGAAGACTCTCTACTCCATCGTTCCAAAAGAAACCAGAATAGTGGATTCGCACGCAGTGGAGCTGCTTGTAGATGTCGCCCTATCCAGGGAAAAGGCAAAAAAAGTAGATCAATTCAGTCTCATAAACAGACTTTCAACGGTCCTCTCTTCCGGGTATGACATCAACAATGTAGTTCTACCTGTTTTTGAGATTCTTAAGGATTCATATCCGGTCGAACTCTTTGCAATATTCACACGAAATGAACACTCGGATACTCTCATACTTGCCTGCGATTCGAAACCATCAGACAAAGATGTCGAATCGATACACGCTTCTATTCTCGATGAGAGCAATGCTGGAGAACTTGACAGGGATGTGAGATTCCCTCTCAACGTTATATCCACAAATCTCAGGAAATGCGATTCATCCAGGCTTTCTCTTAAAAACAAGAGGGTGGTCCCGCTGAGGATAGCCGACAGAACAGTCGGCTATCTGCTGATATCCACAGGAGATTCCCGCTTCTTATCAGACGATGATATGGTAGTCATTGGAGTGTTCGCGCAGGTTCTCGCGATGTTTTCAGACTATGATAGCGTAAAGAGGCACCTTGCGGATTCAAAAATCGGTTTGGAATCAATTCTCAATGCCATGGCTGAAGGTGTGATAGCGATAGATAACCAATATAATCTGACGCTGATCAATCCCTCTGCAAAAAATTTGCTCGGCATAACGGAGTTTAAATACGGATTTCCGATATGGGATACTGTCAAGATCGGTCAGATCTATTCCATCCTTAAGGACTTTTCATCCTTGGAGGGTATAGCGCGAAGGGAGATCAGGTTCGACAGGAATAATGTGGAAGTTATCATGGAATTGACCATCACTCCTATGGCCGATGTGCTTGGGCGTAAGAGCGGATGGGTTATCCTGATCTCGGATGTTACAAAGGCGAGAGAAGTCGACAGGCTGAAATCTGAATTTATTTCCACCGCATCTCATGAGCTCAGAACTCCTCTTACTGCCATCAAAGAGTCGGTGATGCTGCTTCAGGATGAGACAGCAGGGAGAGCGTCGGAGCCCCAAAAGCGCTTTCTTTCTATAGCGATGAGAAACATAGACCGTCTCGCTCAGCTTATAAGCGATCTGCTCGATCTTTCGAGGATAGAGACCGGGGAATTACATCTTAATTTGGTTAGTGCGGATATAAACAAATTGATTGCGGAAGTTGCAGGTGCAATTAAGATTCTGGCTACGACGAGGAACATAAATATTAAATACGATGCTAATCTAAAACTGCCAAAAACACTTCTCGATCGTGACCGTATTTCCCAAGTTTTGGTTAACTTGCTGAGCAACGCAATAAAATTTACCAAAGAGGGAGGCTCCATTGATATCTCAACTTTTCTTTCGAGCTCGAGAAAATTTCCTTCCTTTCTTAGAGATGCAAAGGTCTTTGCCAAGCTCAAGAACTCGCTGGTCGTATCGGTAAGGGACAATGGAATTGGAATCAAAAAAGAGAACATGCACAGGCTGTTCAGAAAATTCGAACAGCTCGATACTTCGACGACAAGGAAGCCCGGCGGCACCGGCCTCGGTTTGTCGATTTCCAAGGAGATTGTAGAGCTACATGGGGGTAAGATATGGGCTGAGTCCGAGTATGGAAAGGGTTCCTGTTTTTATTTTACAATTCCAATCAAGGAGGATGCCTGA
- a CDS encoding chemotaxis protein CheD encodes MTLEGNVIVGIAESAVVRVPLVLETKALGSCLGVAIYDCVAHSAGLLHAMLPERSAARSSARHKNSKFVDSGIRELVDGILKIGGKRLNLRAKIAGGANMFPSIQSSAPGIGARNYETALAVLDDLGIPLVASDVGGNYGRSVLFFTKTLQMLIKSINAADKTT; translated from the coding sequence ATGACTCTTGAAGGAAATGTTATTGTCGGAATAGCTGAGAGCGCTGTCGTGAGAGTTCCTCTCGTTCTTGAAACCAAGGCATTGGGCTCCTGTCTCGGCGTTGCTATATATGATTGTGTGGCGCATTCAGCCGGGCTTCTGCATGCTATGTTGCCGGAAAGATCAGCAGCCAGATCTTCCGCCCGTCACAAGAATTCGAAGTTCGTCGATTCCGGCATTAGAGAGTTGGTGGATGGAATTTTAAAAATTGGAGGAAAACGCCTTAACCTGAGGGCGAAAATCGCCGGCGGCGCAAATATGTTTCCTTCAATTCAGAGTTCGGCGCCTGGCATAGGCGCCAGGAACTATGAGACTGCGCTGGCAGTTTTGGATGACCTTGGAATACCTCTGGTGGCCTCAGATGTAGGTGGCAATTACGGGCGCTCGGTTTTGTTTTTTACGAAAACTTTGCAGATGTTAATAAAGAGTATAAATGCCGCAGACAAAACCACCTGA
- a CDS encoding response regulator, which yields MTKKKMNILIVDDAIFMRKMLSDILKEAGHRIAGEAANGKEAVEMYTKLKPDLVTMDIIMPEMNGIDAVKQIIESDERAVILVVSAMGQQQLVVEAIQAGAKDFVVKPFESARILAAVEKLAR from the coding sequence ATGACTAAGAAGAAAATGAATATTTTAATTGTAGATGATGCAATATTCATGAGGAAGATGCTTTCAGATATTCTCAAGGAAGCCGGACATCGCATAGCTGGAGAGGCCGCCAACGGAAAGGAAGCGGTTGAAATGTACACGAAGCTAAAACCTGACCTTGTTACGATGGATATCATAATGCCCGAAATGAATGGGATTGATGCGGTCAAACAAATAATCGAATCCGATGAACGCGCGGTGATACTGGTTGTAAGCGCCATGGGGCAGCAACAACTTGTTGTTGAAGCAATACAGGCTGGCGCGAAAGACTTTGTAGTAAAGCCTTTCGAATCCGCCAGAATTCTTGCTGCAGTCGAAAAACTTGCAAGGTGA
- a CDS encoding PilZ domain-containing protein yields MTDSRNSEGERRKSARLDIPIEVLYSVSGGGEKRAAKSGNISAGGCLLIAEEDLPSDSLIDLEILLGDSGGESLKIRGRIVRTSENSTGRHEYGIAFENISNEARRLFADFCFARMYEFIGLSDWPTDRTSRKDETGGRHD; encoded by the coding sequence ATGACCGATTCCCGAAACAGCGAAGGTGAACGAAGGAAGAGCGCAAGACTCGATATACCCATCGAGGTTCTTTATTCCGTTTCCGGAGGCGGGGAGAAACGCGCTGCCAAGTCGGGTAATATAAGCGCAGGAGGCTGTCTCCTCATTGCTGAGGAAGATCTTCCATCCGATTCTCTGATAGACCTTGAAATATTACTCGGAGATTCAGGTGGAGAATCTCTCAAGATAAGAGGGCGTATAGTACGCACATCGGAAAATTCCACTGGACGACATGAGTATGGCATTGCATTTGAAAATATCAGCAATGAGGCAAGGCGCCTCTTCGCCGACTTCTGTTTCGCCAGGATGTATGAATTCATAGGATTGTCCGATTGGCCGACAGATAGAACCAGTAGAAAGGATGAAACCGGAGGGCGTCATGACTAA